Part of the Flavobacterium alkalisoli genome is shown below.
GATAACAAGATAAGACATCAGGTTTCCGTAAAACCCTTTTATATCCTCTACCCTCTTTTGGGCTTTGTAATAATCATTTTCCTCGTCATTGTAATATACCGGTTCCATAATTGACACCTGTTTTGTTAGTACGGGTAAGTATACCCTGAAACATTCTTCGGTTTGCTCTATCTCCATCTTCCTGTTGGTTAATATGGCATAACGATTTACTATATTTTGCAAACCAACGCCTTTCCTATCCTGCAGCACTTCTTTTTTCTGCAGAGTGTTTTCTACCACCAGGTAACCGTCTTTTTCATAAATCTTAATATGCAGCGGCCTTTGGGGGCTCACTACATTATGCTTAATTGTATTTTCCAGTAATAGTTGCAACGATAGCGGTACCACTTTCCCTTCGGGGTTTATCAGCTCGGTTGGAGCATCATAAAACAGACTGTTCTCAAACCTCATCTTTAGAAGGTTCATATATGTTTTTGCAAACGAAAGCTCTTCCTGTACACTTACCACCTCTTTATCCCTTTGTTCCAGTACATAGCGGTATATTTTAGAGAGTGAAGTGGTAAACCGTTGTGCGTTCTCCGGATTTTCCTCTATTAACGAACTTAAAACGTTAAGGCTATTGAAAAGAAAATGCGGGTCTATCTGATTTTTTAAGGTTTCAAACTGTGCCGAGGCTGTACCTGCAATTATCTTTTGCTTTTTTACCTGGTTTTCCTGGTAACGCTTGTAAACATAAAACACATGAAAACCTATATCAACTATCAGGGTTAATATAAAGGCTAAAAAATAGTTTGCTATCTTTTCTTCCTTTATAAATCTTGCCATTGTATACCCCTGCACCACAACATCCTCAAAAACGCGCAGTATAAA
Proteins encoded:
- a CDS encoding 2TM domain-containing protein, encoding MKLLVKELFRVIIMGCIIFFIVLLFLMANGKSFTWNRALLVNFMFVMLYSICLYTVNSLMFKFFDRKYGKGIITAKRFVIGVSSSLLVSLVIIFILRVFEDVVVQGYTMARFIKEEKIANYFLAFILTLIVDIGFHVFYVYKRYQENQVKKQKIIAGTASAQFETLKNQIDPHFLFNSLNVLSSLIEENPENAQRFTTSLSKIYRYVLEQRDKEVVSVQEELSFAKTYMNLLKMRFENSLFYDAPTELINPEGKVVPLSLQLLLENTIKHNVVSPQRPLHIKIYEKDGYLVVENTLQKKEVLQDRKGVGLQNIVNRYAILTNRKMEIEQTEECFRVYLPVLTKQVSIMEPVYYNDEENDYYKAQKRVEDIKGFYGNLMSYLVIIPGLGILNYVTSPGYYWFLFPALGWGLGVVIHGFNVFNFMPFLGRDWEEKKIKEFIDKEKSNKWQ